A window of Numenius arquata chromosome 6, bNumArq3.hap1.1, whole genome shotgun sequence contains these coding sequences:
- the SLC35F4 gene encoding solute carrier family 35 member F4 isoform X1: MDGKAAPNGVATIEDRILRITGYYGYYPGYSSQKSASRSSVIQCKPGGNCPSRHRGMTRQLSPLSVAEDSAAPILELQNRSPSGICRHSRVERQSRSGEEGTQTHTESSSQEAEGQTRCQSCASTFLKLIWRFLIILSVSSSWVGTTQFVKITYETFDCPFFMTWFSTNWNIMVFPIYYSGHLATAQEKQSPIKKFRECSRIFGEDGLTLKLFLKRTAPFSILWTLTNYLYLLALKKLTATDVSALFCCNKAFVFLLSWIVLKDRFMGARIVAAIMAITGIVMMAYADGFQGDSIIGVAYAVGSASTSALYKVLFKMFLGSANFGEAAHFVSTLGFFNLIFISVTPIILYFTKVEYWSPFSAVPWGYLCGVAGLWLAFNILVNVGVVLTYPILISIGTVLSVPGNAAVDLLKHKMIFSVVRLGATIIICIGFLLMLLPEEWDEITLRFINSLKEKKSEDHADDITDSSVHTRSRSRANGTVSIPLA, encoded by the exons GTGCCTCCCGATCATCTGTCATCCAATGCAAGCCAGGAGGCAACTGCCCCAGCAGACACAGAGGCATGACTAGGCAGCTCTCCCCTCTATCTGTTGCTGAAGATTCTGCTGCTCCCATTCTTGAGCTGCAGAATCGAAGTCCCTCGGGAATCTGTCGGCACAGCAGAGTCGAGAGGCAGAGCAGATCAG gagaaGAAGGAACACAAACGCacacagagagcagcagccaAGAAGCTGAAGGACAGACACGATGCCAGTCTTGCGCATCCACATTTCTCAAGCTTATCTGGAGATTTCTGATCATTTTGTCCGTCTCTTCCTCCTGGGTCGGGACCACGCAGTTTGTCAAAATCACGTACGAGACCTTTGACTGTCCTTTTTTCATGACTTGGTTCTCAACAAACTGGAACATTATGGTTTTTCCCATTTATTATTCTGGGCACCTTGCAACTGCACAGGAAAAGCAGTCTCCAATCAAAAAATTCAG GGAATGCAGTCGGATTTTTGGTGAAGATGGTCTGACGCTGAAACTCTTTCTTAAAAGGACTGCTCCCTTTTCTATTCTGTGGACTTTGACTAACTACCTGTATTTACTGGCTTTAAAGAAGCTGACAGCCACAGACGTCTCTGCCCTATTCTGTTGTAACAAAGCTTTTGTCTTCTTGCTTTCTTGGATTGTGCTGAAAGACAGGTTCATGGGAGCAAGG ATAGTTGCAGCGATAATGGCAATCACAGGAATCGTAATGATGGCATATGCAGATGGTTTCCAGGGTGATTCAATTATCGGGGTAGCATATGCTGTTGGATCAGCCTCTACATCTGCGTTGTATAAG GTTTTGTTCAAGATGTTTCTTGGAAGCGCAAACTTCGGGGAAGCAGCTCATTTTGTTTCCACCCTGGGCTtcttcaatttaattttcatCTCTGTGACCCCGATCATACTGTATTTTACAAAAGTGGAGTACTGGTCCCCCTTCTCCGCTGTGCCCTGGGGTTACCTGTGTGGAGTGGCCGGCCTCTGGTTAG CTTTCAATATCCTGGTTAACGTCGGCGTCGTGCTTACATACCCCATTCTGATCTCCATCGGCACGGTGCTCAGCGTCCCTGGAAACGCAG cCGTGGATCTGTTGAAGCACAAAATGATCTTCAGCGTAGTGAGGTTGGGAGCCACCATCATCATTTGCATTGGGTTTCTGCTGATGCTGCTCCCTGAGGAGTGGGATGAGATAACCCTGAGGTTCATCAACagcctgaaagagaagaaaagcgaGGATCACGCCGATGACATCACAGACTCCAGCGTACACAcgagaagcagaagcagagctaACGGGACAGTGTCTATACCACTAGCTTAG
- the SLC35F4 gene encoding solute carrier family 35 member F4 isoform X2 codes for MDGKAAPNGVATIEDRILRITGYYGYYPGYSSQKSASRSSVIQCKPGGNCPSRHRGMTRQLSPLSVAEDSAAPILELQNRSPSGICRHSRVERQSRSEEGTQTHTESSSQEAEGQTRCQSCASTFLKLIWRFLIILSVSSSWVGTTQFVKITYETFDCPFFMTWFSTNWNIMVFPIYYSGHLATAQEKQSPIKKFRECSRIFGEDGLTLKLFLKRTAPFSILWTLTNYLYLLALKKLTATDVSALFCCNKAFVFLLSWIVLKDRFMGARIVAAIMAITGIVMMAYADGFQGDSIIGVAYAVGSASTSALYKVLFKMFLGSANFGEAAHFVSTLGFFNLIFISVTPIILYFTKVEYWSPFSAVPWGYLCGVAGLWLAFNILVNVGVVLTYPILISIGTVLSVPGNAAVDLLKHKMIFSVVRLGATIIICIGFLLMLLPEEWDEITLRFINSLKEKKSEDHADDITDSSVHTRSRSRANGTVSIPLA; via the exons GTGCCTCCCGATCATCTGTCATCCAATGCAAGCCAGGAGGCAACTGCCCCAGCAGACACAGAGGCATGACTAGGCAGCTCTCCCCTCTATCTGTTGCTGAAGATTCTGCTGCTCCCATTCTTGAGCTGCAGAATCGAAGTCCCTCGGGAATCTGTCGGCACAGCAGAGTCGAGAGGCAGAGCAGATCAG aaGAAGGAACACAAACGCacacagagagcagcagccaAGAAGCTGAAGGACAGACACGATGCCAGTCTTGCGCATCCACATTTCTCAAGCTTATCTGGAGATTTCTGATCATTTTGTCCGTCTCTTCCTCCTGGGTCGGGACCACGCAGTTTGTCAAAATCACGTACGAGACCTTTGACTGTCCTTTTTTCATGACTTGGTTCTCAACAAACTGGAACATTATGGTTTTTCCCATTTATTATTCTGGGCACCTTGCAACTGCACAGGAAAAGCAGTCTCCAATCAAAAAATTCAG GGAATGCAGTCGGATTTTTGGTGAAGATGGTCTGACGCTGAAACTCTTTCTTAAAAGGACTGCTCCCTTTTCTATTCTGTGGACTTTGACTAACTACCTGTATTTACTGGCTTTAAAGAAGCTGACAGCCACAGACGTCTCTGCCCTATTCTGTTGTAACAAAGCTTTTGTCTTCTTGCTTTCTTGGATTGTGCTGAAAGACAGGTTCATGGGAGCAAGG ATAGTTGCAGCGATAATGGCAATCACAGGAATCGTAATGATGGCATATGCAGATGGTTTCCAGGGTGATTCAATTATCGGGGTAGCATATGCTGTTGGATCAGCCTCTACATCTGCGTTGTATAAG GTTTTGTTCAAGATGTTTCTTGGAAGCGCAAACTTCGGGGAAGCAGCTCATTTTGTTTCCACCCTGGGCTtcttcaatttaattttcatCTCTGTGACCCCGATCATACTGTATTTTACAAAAGTGGAGTACTGGTCCCCCTTCTCCGCTGTGCCCTGGGGTTACCTGTGTGGAGTGGCCGGCCTCTGGTTAG CTTTCAATATCCTGGTTAACGTCGGCGTCGTGCTTACATACCCCATTCTGATCTCCATCGGCACGGTGCTCAGCGTCCCTGGAAACGCAG cCGTGGATCTGTTGAAGCACAAAATGATCTTCAGCGTAGTGAGGTTGGGAGCCACCATCATCATTTGCATTGGGTTTCTGCTGATGCTGCTCCCTGAGGAGTGGGATGAGATAACCCTGAGGTTCATCAACagcctgaaagagaagaaaagcgaGGATCACGCCGATGACATCACAGACTCCAGCGTACACAcgagaagcagaagcagagctaACGGGACAGTGTCTATACCACTAGCTTAG